A genomic window from Nomascus leucogenys isolate Asia chromosome 10, Asia_NLE_v1, whole genome shotgun sequence includes:
- the PDCD2L gene encoding programmed cell death protein 2-like encodes MAAILRPVLLGLRDAPVHGSPTGPGAWTASKLGGIPDALPTVAAPRPVCQRCGQPLALVVQVYCPLEGSPFHRLLHVFACACPGCSTSGARSWKVFRSQCLQVPEREAQDAQKQENSLAAEDWCEGADDWGSDTEEAPSPQLTLYFGNDASSAKDVDWTARLQDLRLQDAVLGAAHPVPPGEQMALPPGLPLFLPYYICVADEDDYRDFVNLDHAHSLLRDYQQREGIAMDQLLSQSLPNDGDEKYEKTIIKSGDQTFYKFMKRIAACQEQILRYSWSGEPLFLTCPTSEVTELPACSQCGGKRIFEFQLMPALVSMLKSANLGLSVEFGTILVYTCEKSCWPPNHQTPIEEFCIIQEDPDELLFK; translated from the exons ATGGCGGCCATTCTGAGGCCGGTGCTGCTGGGGCTTCGAGATGCGCCGGTGCACGGCAGCCCCACAGGGCCGGGTGCCTGGACTGCTAGCAAGCTGGGCGGCATTCCG GATGCTCTGCCCACCGTGGCTGCGCCCAGGCCCGTGTGTCAGCGCTGCGGGCAGCCGCTCGCCCTGGTCGTGCAGGTGTACTGCCCGCTGGAAGGCTCCCCGTTTCACCGTCTGCTGCACGTGTTCGCGTGCGCCTGCCCCGGCTGCAGCACCAGCGGTGCGCGCAG CTGGAAGGTGTTCCGCTCCCAGTGCCTGCAGGTGCCAGAGAGAGAGGCGCAGGACGCTCAG AAACAGGAAAACAGCCTTGCAGCTGAGGACTGGTGTGAAGGTGCTGATGACTGGGGTAGTGATACTGAGGAGGCGCCTTCACCACAGCTTACCTTGTATTTTGGGAATGATGCCAGCAGTGCCAAAGACGTAGACTGGACTGCTCGGCTCCAAGACCTCCGTCTGCAGGATGCTGTCCTGGGTGCTGCCCATCCTGTGCCTCCTGGGGAGCAGATGGCCTTGCCTCCTGGGCTGCCGCTCTTCCTGCCCTACTACATCTGTGTTGCAGACGAGGATGATTACAGGGACTTTGTCAACCTGGATCATGCCCACAGCCTTCTGAGGGACTATCAGCAGAGAGAAGGCATTGCCATGGATCAGTTGCTTTCCCAAAG ccTTCCTAATGATGGTGATGAAAAATACGAGAAGACCATAATTAAAAGTGGAGATCAGACATTTTACAAATTCATGAAGCGAATTGCTGCTTGTCAGGAGCAGATTTTGAG GTATTCCTGGAGTGGAGAGCCACTCTTTTTGACCTGCCCTACATCAGAAGTCACCGAGCTCCCAGCCTGCAGCCAGTGTGGAGGCAAAAGGATATTTGAGTTTCAGCTTATGCCAGCACTGGTCAGCATGCTCAAGAGTGCTAATTTAG GTCTTTCTGTGGAATTTGGAACAATTCTAGTTTACACATGTGAGAAGAGTTGCTGGCCCCCAAATCATCAGACCCCCATAGAAGAATTTTGTATTATACAAGAAGACCCAGATGAATTATTGTTTAAGTAG